Below is a genomic region from Aricia agestis chromosome 16, ilAriAges1.1, whole genome shotgun sequence.
TTAGGATCAAAGATTGATCAAGAACTATGCTCTATTGAAAATAAATCGCCTTGAGTGAATTTGGTGTACTACTAAAAAATCTCtcgtaacaaatatttaaaaaaatatcctttacaaaagaaaatcataaaaataatgaaacgtCAATAACTTACATAAGATTTGTTTCCAGGTGTCGCCAACAGAGATTGAGGGTATTATCATGGAGTTACCAGAAGTAGCGGACGCAGCAGTAGTAGGCATACCAGATCCCTTGGCCGGGGAAATTCCAAGGGCCTTCGTGGTGCTCAAACCCAACCAGAAGTTGACTGAACGACAAATATACGACGTCGTCGCTCAGAAACTAACCAAATACAAACGTCTCGAGGGTGGAGTGGTATTTCTAGAAATTATACCCAGAAATGCAGCCGGCAAAATCCTCAGGAACGAATTGAAAGTTTTAGGCAAAAAAGGTCTATGataaattattgatattataatttgtaaatagTATTTTGTGATTGTAGAAATAAGAGTGCTATTTTGTTGACTTGTCAACTTAAGTTGGAGGTAAGATGAGGAGTCAGTACCTGCACAAaggtttaaaaatatgtaataatattttatagtcaatgtgaacaataattaaatttgcaataatgtaatatttatgtAGTGTAAATAGATAGGTGTACAGTAATATAGAGTACTTACTTGTTGCGATTGGCAGAAAAGTtatacaattatatatacatttgttgatttgttataatttttgtacttattataattttattttactaaaataaacacataaaattatttttgtttatttatgcCTTTCCCTGACTATTGGAGATCAAAGTATTTTACAGGTTATTTGTTATTAATAGtgttaataagtacttattgtaataaaagtaacaaaatcaGTGTATATCTTTAATTTCGGAATATATAAAGTAATTATAAATTGTTAATATGTTTTTAGAGACTTGAGACTTAGTCAAATTAGATAATTGTccatattcttaaattaaaataccaaaatatttaactatcctaattacaaaaagaaatattttatgtcaGAGGCTTTCAGATACTTTGAGGTTGCATTATTAAAACTCATTCTGTTTCTTTTAACAATGGAatgcatagctgggcattaactcgttaatgccttaatcattaattaacgaagttaacattttaattaacggatcaacttttaagttaacttttaaaaatattaacggactcgttaacttccgttaatatgcagaagtccgttaatcgtaaatccaatgcctactatttaccgcacggtaccgcggcgcggcgcgaaaacaggttcagacagttagtatgaaatGACAACGGCAGCAGCgaaacaatactagatacattttcaggcgcatgcgagtgagaagagattagttccgttttatcatttcattactcagcattggtgcttatagagagagtgatttgtttattattattaaaaatcatttgcatgttgataaaaaagagatagaagtattttgttttgtccctaacctgttaacttccaaaaccttaaaccaacaggttttgtaagtacactaacgcaatgatataagttacaacaaggccatattacacatataaaCGGATTAAAGATTAACATTAACTTGCGtgaattcgtccgaaatgtaacaCTTTAACATTTAACGaagctaatatattttttaacagattaacgaagttaactatttgattaacggtgcccagctatgatgGAATGGCAGTTTGGCTTTGTAATTCTTCAGTTTCACAGCATATCTCCATACTACTCATAACTTTGAAAAAGAAGATTGctgtataacaataattattatttaaggtaaATGGCAATGAAGTCTTGTCTGTAGCATACCCTCAATTGTGTTATCATAAGGTCTTAACTCTTATGCCTCTGTTGCCTCACTTTTAGCAGCATCTTCTTTTTCTTCCTTCTTATCACTGTCGTCTACAGTACTTTCCATAGATGAATCATTCTGTTTAGGCTCATCCTTCTTAATTGGAGCTAATTCAGAATTGACATCAGAAATTGAGTAGTTGTCTGATTCTATTTTTGCTGGAACAGTTTCGGGTTCAACTTCTTTGATCGGTTCCTTCTCATTCTCTGGCAGTGGTTCTTCTTTCTTTTCACATTCAGTTATTTCTTCTGCATTTGGAATTATTTCAGCTTTAGGTGAGTTACTGCTGCTTTCATTATTGTCACTCGATGAGGAGCTCTCCTCACTAGACGTAGACACTTCAGAAATATGTTTTACTTCATTTTCTTCTTTGAAATTTGAATCTGAACTGCTTTCATCGCTAGAAATAGGTTGGGTATTTGTTTCTAAATTGTCAGTCTTTTTAATCTCTTCAGCATTTTCGTTTTCTTTGTTTTCTTCAATAAGCCTCTGTTCGGTCATTTCTGCATCATCCACTTTGATGTCTGGAATCGTAAGTGCTGGTTTAGACTCTTCAACTGTCATATCTGTATCCGGATCTGTACTTGGTTGAGTATCTTCAACAGTTTTTGTATCAGTAGGTACAGTAGTTGGCTCCGTTATTGTTTCTGATGTCTCAGTATTTTCCTTCTCTTTTGGTGTGATTTCCATGTTTGATTCGATAGTGGTTTGACTTTCTGATTGTGTTGCAGCTTTTTCTGGTGTGTCATTGGGGGCTTCTTGTTTAGGTACATGAGTTTCTATGtcatcaactgaaatatgagcatcagaggagctgggCTGCGGTTCCGAGTTGTGTTGTGTGTCATTGTTTTCTTTCCATGACATATCCTCCATTTCAACATCTACATTGTACTCTGAATTATTATCTGAACCGTTGACAGCTGGCTCTATGGACTCCCCGTTCTCAGTTTCGATATGCCGCTGTGGTCCGGGCTCCCTTGTGCTCAcaactagaatatttttttctactgCACGCATAAACTTATCGATTCGATTATATTGTTTCCTAGGATAAGTTAATAGTTCACAAATACGCTGAACGGTAAACGGTGCGGAGGTAAAGGAATCGAGACGCTctattaaactatttttcaTAATGTCGTAATTGAAGGGATCGACGTTTGGATACGGCGGAATTTCAATGCCAGGTGTTGTTTCATAGAAGTCTGTTATAACATTAAGCAGTTTTTCTTTGAATAAACATTTCACTAGGGACCACTGGTACACAGGATCACCGGTACGCGCTACGTACGCTAAGTAGTCGTTCAGTTCTTGAGGTATAGTTTTAGTTTTACGTTTTGAAAATTCTTCGAGAAAATGAAATATTTCTTCCGTATTTTCCATTTTAACACTTATATTTCAGGTTACTTTATACTTATGTACCTATTAAAGAAATAATGGAATTACAAACAGTTTCgggttttgtgatttttttttacaaaagttgTCGTTGACGGTAACTGTCGCTGTCAGACGCTgtcattagtttttttttcagctTTTTGTTTTAAgctggcccctagacgagcaa
It encodes:
- the LOC121735088 gene encoding serine/threonine-protein phosphatase 4 regulatory subunit 2; translation: MENTEEIFHFLEEFSKRKTKTIPQELNDYLAYVARTGDPVYQWSLVKCLFKEKLLNVITDFYETTPGIEIPPYPNVDPFNYDIMKNSLIERLDSFTSAPFTVQRICELLTYPRKQYNRIDKFMRAVEKNILVVSTREPGPQRHIETENGESIEPAVNGSDNNSEYNVDVEMEDMSWKENNDTQHNSEPQPSSSDAHISVDDIETHVPKQEAPNDTPEKAATQSESQTTIESNMEITPKEKENTETSETITEPTTVPTDTKTVEDTQPSTDPDTDMTVEESKPALTIPDIKVDDAEMTEQRLIEENKENENAEEIKKTDNLETNTQPISSDESSSDSNFKEENEVKHISEVSTSSEESSSSSDNNESSSNSPKAEIIPNAEEITECEKKEEPLPENEKEPIKEVEPETVPAKIESDNYSISDVNSELAPIKKDEPKQNDSSMESTVDDSDKKEEKEDAAKSEATEA